In Emys orbicularis isolate rEmyOrb1 chromosome 12, rEmyOrb1.hap1, whole genome shotgun sequence, one genomic interval encodes:
- the LOC135886484 gene encoding regulator of G-protein signaling 9-binding protein-like yields MQVLEREHPAAGSLPWQMSHGPDSHHMGEVRGECAAAHTSLSKVIVWHRQLALQLGGTADSPRLREELQERSKEVHELSKGLRNMLLAGLRQPLASPEERQELERLWVLSLSALELFHQDLHRAHHLCQLFPLQGRGVQLLSTGVTGKATDGGHKPWRRPSRKGTRSTEQLGAAPGLEEQIEHVGTMLLEMETRVNVPVWTVEATEEAGPGSSLAFEAEGSCSERQAAEVAGGPGCCGQRQGWPALCCTLS; encoded by the exons atGCAGGTGCTGGAGAGGGAACACCCAGCAGCAGGGTCCCTGCCCTGGCAGATGTCCCATGGGCCTGACTCCCACCACATGGGGGAGGTGAGAGGGGAGTGTGCAGCCGCCCACACCTCCCTGAGCAAAGTCATTGTGTGGCACAGGCAGCTGGCGCTGCAGCTGGGGGGCACGGCTGACTCACCCCGGCTGCgggaggagctgcaggagcggAGCAAGGAGGTGCACGAGCTCAGCAAGG GCCTGCGGAACATGCTCCTAGCCGGGCTGAGGCAGCCGCTGGCCAGCCCAGAGGAGCGGCAGGAGCTGGAGAGGCTGTGGGTGCTGTCCCTGTCAGCTCTGGAGCTCTTCCACCAAGACCTGCACAGGGCCCATCATCTCTGCCAACTCTTCCccctgcaggggcggggggtgcagctgCTGAGCACTGGAGTCACGGGGAAGGCCACAGATGGAGGGCACAAGCCGTGGAGGAGGCCAAGCCGCAAGGGCACCAGAAGCACAGAGCAGCTGGGTGCTGCCCCTGGCCTGGAGGAGCAGATTGAGCATGTGGGGACCATGCTGCTGGAGATGGAGACCAGAGTCAATGTCCCTGTCTGGACAGTGGAGGCCACAGAAGAGGCCGGGCCGGGCAGCAGCTTGGCCTTTGAGGCAGAGGGGTCGTGCAGCGAGAGACAGGCTGCAGAGGTGGCAGGTGGCCCAGGGTGCTGCGGGCAGCGTCAGGGCTGGCCTGCACTCTGCTGCACATTGTCATGA
- the UBE2C gene encoding ubiquitin-conjugating enzyme E2 C has product MASQNADPAARPSAARKGAEPGSSAARGSVGKRLQQELMALMMAGDKGISAFPESDNLFRWIGTIDGAAGTVYEELRYKLSLEFPDGYPYNAPTVKFLTPCYHPNVDTQGNICLDILKDKWSALYDVRTILLSIQSLLGEPNVESPLNTHAAELWKNQAAFKKYLQETYAKQAKSQET; this is encoded by the exons ATGGCCTCGCAGAACGCGGACCCCGCCGCCCGGCCCAGCGCCGCCCGCAAGGGGGCCGAGCCCGGCAGCAGCGCGGCCCGCGGCTCCGTGGGGAAGCG gctgcagcaggagctgatGGCGCTGATG ATGGCCGGCGACAAAGGGATCTCCGCCTTCCCCGAGTCGGACAATCTCTTCCGCTGGATCGGGACCATCGACGGCGCCGCTGGGACG GTGTACGAGGAGCTGAGGTATAAGCTTTCCCTGGAGTTCCCTGACGGGTATCCCTACAATGCCCCCACCGTCAAGTTCCTCACCCCCTGCTATCACCCCAACGTGGACACGCAGGGCAACATCTGCCTGGACATCCTCAAGGACAAGTGGTCGGCGCTCTACGACGTCCGGACGATCCTGCTGTCCATTCAGAGCCTGCTGGGAG AGCCGAATGTTGAGAGCCCCCTGAACACACATGCGGCCGAACTCTGGAAGAACCAAGCAG cctttaAGAAATACCTGCAGGAAACGTACGCAAAGCAGGCGAAGAGCCAGGAGACCTGA